The Listeria cossartiae subsp. cossartiae nucleotide sequence CTACTTGTTTTACAATCCGATTTTGGTATTAGTGATGGTGCAGTTAGTGCAATGTATGGCGTGATTAACAGTGTTAGTGTCGATTTACAAATATACGATTTAACACATCAAATTCCTCAATTTAATATTTGGGAGGCATCTTATCGTTTACTACAAACCGTAACTTACTGGCCTGAAAATACGATTTTTGTCTCGATTGTCGATCCTGGTGTTGGTTCGAAACGACGCAGTGTAGCCGTTTTAACAGAAGATGGTCATTATATTATTACACCCGACAACGGCACTTTAACTCATATCGCACATTACGGAACGATAAAAGAAGTTCGTTTGATTGATGAAGAAAAAAATCGGCTGCCAAAATCAGGCGCTTCTCATACTTTTCACGGCCGTGATATTTTTGCCTATACGGCGGCCAGGCTTG carries:
- a CDS encoding SAM hydrolase/SAM-dependent halogenase family protein, which produces MTKQLLVLQSDFGISDGAVSAMYGVINSVSVDLQIYDLTHQIPQFNIWEASYRLLQTVTYWPENTIFVSIVDPGVGSKRRSVAVLTEDGHYIITPDNGTLTHIAHYGTIKEVRLIDEEKNRLPKSGASHTFHGRDIFAYTAARLAAGVISFEDIGPAAAPESIVSLSLSDSYLESEQAFGTIDIIDRPFGNLWTNIRRTDFLELGANYGDSIEVLIKHHDRVVYKNFVTYSRSFADLRIGEPLIYVNSLDNLGLGINQGSFVDAYSVGTGTSWKVTLKKA